CCTCGTCGGCACCCGCCGCGGGGGCGGGTGACCCGTGGACCGCGCCCGTGGCGAGATCGAGGTAGACGGGGTTCGAGTTGCGGACCATGCCGAGTTCGTCCGCGTTGGCGGCGAGGTTCTGCGGCGAGGACAGGACGTCGCGTTGCTCGCTGTACTTCTGCTGGTCCCGGACGAGCTCGGTCTTGGCGGCCTGCAGGTCGGAGATCTTGTACGCACCGTCGCTGAGGGCGATGCTGATGGCCAGTTGGGCCAGCAGGAGGACGAACAGCGCCGCCGTCGCGATGAGTGCGTAGGCGATCTTCGGCCGGGCCCGTCGCTGTGCCCGACTCGTGACGATCTCGACCGGTCGCGCCACCGGGGTGGACGACGCCTGCGGACGCGTCGACGGGGTCGCGATGGCCAGGTTGCTGCTCATGCTGTTCTCCGGATTCGTTCGGCGGCGCGCAGTCTCACGGGCTTGGCTCGGGGGTTGAGGTCGCGCTCGGCGTCGGAGGCCAGTTCGGCCCCGCGGACGAGCAGGCGGAAGTCGGGACGGTGCTCGGGCAGTTCGACCGGAAGACCCTGCGGTGCCGTGGACGTCGTGCGGGCGGCCAACTCGCGCTTGACGAAACGGTCCTCGAGGGACTGGTAGGCCAGCACGACGATCCGCCCCTCGACGGCGAGACGGTCGAGGGCCACCGGGACGGCCGCCTCGAGCGAGGCCAGCTCGCCGTTGACCTCGATGCGCAGCGCCTGGAACACGCGCTTGGCGGGGTGACCGGCACGCTGCAACGCCATGGGCGTCGCCGCGATCAGGAGGTCGACGAGCTCGCCGCTGCGGGTGAGCGGTGAGTCGGCCCGGTGCTCGACGATCCGTCGGGCGTACCGCGGAGCCAGCTTCTCCTCGCCGTACTGGTAGAAGATGCGACGCAGTTCGCTCTCGGGGTACTCGGCGAGGACGCGCTCCGCCGTGACGGGAGAGGTGGGGTCCATGCGCATGTCGAGCGGGGCGTCCTTCGAGTACGAGAAGCCGCGCTCGACCCGGTCGAGTTGCAGTGACGACACGCCGAGGTCGAAGAGCACCCCGTCGACCGTGTCGAGGTCCAGGTCGTCGAGAGCCTCGGCGATGCCGTCGTACGTCGTGTGCACGAGGCGGGCACGCTCGCCGAAGGGCGCGAGCCGCTCGCCGGCCAGGGCGAGGGCCTCGGTGTCGCGGTCGAGTCCGACGACCGTGAGCTCGGGGAAGGCCTGCAGCATCGCTTCGCTGTGGCCCCCCATGCCGAGGGTGCAGTCGACGACGACGGCACCGGGACGCGAGACGGCCGGGGCGAGGAGCTCGAGGGTGCGCTCGAGGAGGACGGGGGTGTGGATCTGATCGGCCATGACGACACGGGCTGTGCTCGTCGGCCCTGATCCCCATCCGTCGGGACCTGGCACCGGGGAAGGTGCGCCAGGGCTGACGGCTGAGGGTCGGGGCCCACGGGCTAGAAGAGCCCGGGGATCACCTCCTCGGTGGTGTTGGCGAACTCGGCCTCCTGGGCCTCGTAGTAGGTGTTCCACGCGTCGGTGGCCCAGATCTCGGCACGGTTGCCCGCGCCGATCACGGTGAGGTCTCGACCGAGACCGGCGTACTCGCGCAGCGTCGCCGGGATGGTCACCCGATGCTGCTTGTCGGGGATCTCGTCACTCGCGCCGGAGAGGAAGAGACGCATGTAGTCACGGGCCTGTTTGCTCGTGACCGGCGCCTGGCGGATGCGCGAGTGCATGTCTTCGAACTCGCGCTGGCTGAAGACGTAGACGCACCGCTCTTGCCCGCGGGTCATGACGAGGCCGGAGGCCAGTTCGTCACGGAATTTTGCGGGGAGGATGATGCGCCCTTTCTCGTCGAGCTTGGGCGAATAGGTGCCGAGGAACATGCGCCCGTCTCCCCTCGCCCCGCACCCCTCTGTGGCACGTACCTCCACTTTACTCCACAACCCACCACCCAGCAACGGAAAGGCGGGTGCAACCACGCGTGTCTCGCCTGCGATCCGCTCCAGTTCGGGGGTCACGCGGGTGGAGGACGGTGGAGGGAAAACGACCCGAGGAGGCGCGTCCTGCGTGTCGCAGACGACCCGCCGGTCGATCCGGCGCACGAAAAAGGGGCCGGCCCGAAGGCCGACCCCTGAGGTCGTGGTGCTCGTGGAGGCTAGGCGTCGCGCCCGTCACCGTCTTGGCGGCGGTCCCACCGGTCGTTGAGACGGTCCATCAGACCGCCCTTGGCGGGATGCGCCGGACGCGAGGTGGAGGAACGGGGAGCGGACGGCACGGAAGCCGCCGGCGAGCCCTTGCGCTTGGGCGGCGCGATGGCGAAGAGGACGCCGGCCAGCATGACCACGAACCCCGCCACGCCGATCAACGGTTGGCGGAAGATGACGCCTGCGACGATGACGGCGATGCCGACGAGCGCACCGAGGACCCCGACCACGACCAGCGTGTAGTTGGGTCGGCCACCGCGGTTGCCGACCGTCGCCACGAAGTCGGAGTCGTTGTTGTAGAGACTCCGCTCCATCTCTTCGAGGAGTCGCTGCTCCTGTTCGGAAAGTGGCATCTTGGTGTTCCCTTCGAGCACGGGCTCTCAAGCGCGAGGCGGGAGCCTCGGGATCGACGCGATGAGTAGCTGCGAGTGTATGCCCGACAGCTATCGCTAGGCTAGGCAGCGTGGCTGAGAGTACGCGGTTAGTGGACGTCGTTCAAGAGCGCATCGACCGGTTCCTCGAGCGGCAGCGTCCGGCCCTGGCGGGCATCGCTCCCGACCTCGATCCCTTCTCCCTCTATTCGAGCGATCTGCTCCGGGGTGGGAAGCGCTTCCGGGCTCTCTTCTGCTATTGGGGCTGGCAGTCGGTCGCCGGGCTCGACACGGGCTTCGACCCGCTCGGCGAGGCCCGCGACGAGCGCGAGATCGGCGCGGTCATGACCGCCTCGGCAGGGCTCGAGTTCTTCCACGCGGCGGCGCTCGTGCACGACGACATCATGGACAACTCCGACACGCGCCGGGGGCTGCCGGCGGCCCATCGGCGCTTCGAGGCCCTGCACCGCGAGGGGTCCTGGCTCGGGTCTCCCGAGGCGTTCGGCCGGTCGGGCGCCCTCCTCATGGGCGACCTGCTGCTGGCGTGGAGCGACGAGCTGCTGAGCGAGGCGCTCGACTCCCTCCCGTCCCGCGAGGCCGCCCGGGCGGCGCGCCTCGAGCTCAACCGCATGCGGACCGAGGTCACGGTGGGCCAGTACCTCGACATCCTCGAGGAGAACGCCTGGCGGACGGTCGACGAACTGCAGCTGTTGCCGCGTGCCCAGCGCGTCATCGTCTACAAGTCCGCGAAGTACAGCGTCGAGGCCCCACTGACCGTGGGCGCGGCGATGGCCGGTGCCGACCGGACCGCCCTCGAGTCCCTGCGGCACTTCGGACTGCCCCTCGGCATCGCCTACCAACTGCGTGACGACCTCCTCGGCGTGTTCGGTGACCCGTCGGTCACGGGCAAGCCCGCAGGCGACGACCTCCGAGAGGGCAAGCGCACGGTCCTCGTGGCGACCGCTCGTCGGGCCCTGCCCCCGGGGGCCGTCCGCCTGCTCGACGAACTCCTCGGTGACCCCGAACTCGACGACGACCAGATCAGCATGCTGCAGGCGACGCTGCGCGACAGCGGTGCCGTCGACGCCGTCGAGCAGACGATCACCGATCAGGTCGAGCGTGCCGTCCACGCACTCGATCGGTCGGGACTCGCGCCGTCGGCACGGACGCAGCTGACGCGACTCGCCGAGACCGTCACGCGCCGCGCCTCCTGAACCCGCCCACGGGTCGACGGCCGTCGCCTGACGGCCCGCCGGGGGCGGTGCGGGGTCGAGGCTAGAGCAGGCTCTGCGCGATGCGCCGGACCTCGGCCTTGCGCCCGGCCTGGAGGGCCGCGACGGGACTCGTGCCGAGCGCCTCGTCGTGGGACAGCATCCAGTCGATGGCCTCGTCGTCGTCGAATCCGTTGTCCGAGAGGACCGTCAGGGTGCCTCGGAGGTCGTGCCTCGGCTCGGAGCCGTCGAGGAAGACGGCCGGCACCTTCGTGACGCCGTCCACGCGGGTCCCGACGAGGACGTGCTCCTCGAGCAGGCGACGCACGCGACTCACCCCGAGGCCGAGCCGCTCGACGAGGTCGGGCACGGTGAGCCATTCGGTGTCGGCGAACCAGGGGCGTTGAGAGAGATCGGTCACGCGACAACCTTGCCACGGGTTCGTGACCCTCGCCGCGCCTCCTCCACCTCCTCCCCCGAGGCGAGTCACATGCGCAACATGCGTCCCACTGATTGACTTGGATATCCACGTGTGCCAACTTGGGACGACGTGGCACCGCGGCTCACCGATCACCCAGCGACCGTGTCCCCGCCCCCGAACCGAGGATCAGCCCAT
This genomic interval from Frigoribacterium sp. Leaf415 contains the following:
- a CDS encoding DUF3040 domain-containing protein — protein: MPLSEQEQRLLEEMERSLYNNDSDFVATVGNRGGRPNYTLVVVGVLGALVGIAVIVAGVIFRQPLIGVAGFVVMLAGVLFAIAPPKRKGSPAASVPSAPRSSTSRPAHPAKGGLMDRLNDRWDRRQDGDGRDA
- the mraZ gene encoding division/cell wall cluster transcriptional repressor MraZ is translated as MFLGTYSPKLDEKGRIILPAKFRDELASGLVMTRGQERCVYVFSQREFEDMHSRIRQAPVTSKQARDYMRLFLSGASDEIPDKQHRVTIPATLREYAGLGRDLTVIGAGNRAEIWATDAWNTYYEAQEAEFANTTEEVIPGLF
- a CDS encoding Rv2175c family DNA-binding protein, with amino-acid sequence MTDLSQRPWFADTEWLTVPDLVERLGLGVSRVRRLLEEHVLVGTRVDGVTKVPAVFLDGSEPRHDLRGTLTVLSDNGFDDDEAIDWMLSHDEALGTSPVAALQAGRKAEVRRIAQSLL
- the rsmH gene encoding 16S rRNA (cytosine(1402)-N(4))-methyltransferase RsmH, with the protein product MADQIHTPVLLERTLELLAPAVSRPGAVVVDCTLGMGGHSEAMLQAFPELTVVGLDRDTEALALAGERLAPFGERARLVHTTYDGIAEALDDLDLDTVDGVLFDLGVSSLQLDRVERGFSYSKDAPLDMRMDPTSPVTAERVLAEYPESELRRIFYQYGEEKLAPRYARRIVEHRADSPLTRSGELVDLLIAATPMALQRAGHPAKRVFQALRIEVNGELASLEAAVPVALDRLAVEGRIVVLAYQSLEDRFVKRELAARTTSTAPQGLPVELPEHRPDFRLLVRGAELASDAERDLNPRAKPVRLRAAERIRRTA
- a CDS encoding polyprenyl synthetase family protein; this encodes MAESTRLVDVVQERIDRFLERQRPALAGIAPDLDPFSLYSSDLLRGGKRFRALFCYWGWQSVAGLDTGFDPLGEARDEREIGAVMTASAGLEFFHAAALVHDDIMDNSDTRRGLPAAHRRFEALHREGSWLGSPEAFGRSGALLMGDLLLAWSDELLSEALDSLPSREAARAARLELNRMRTEVTVGQYLDILEENAWRTVDELQLLPRAQRVIVYKSAKYSVEAPLTVGAAMAGADRTALESLRHFGLPLGIAYQLRDDLLGVFGDPSVTGKPAGDDLREGKRTVLVATARRALPPGAVRLLDELLGDPELDDDQISMLQATLRDSGAVDAVEQTITDQVERAVHALDRSGLAPSARTQLTRLAETVTRRAS